A window of the Streptomyces sp. NBC_00454 genome harbors these coding sequences:
- a CDS encoding HAD-IA family hydrolase gives MTTSTPGTTPAAIRYVLFDVDGTLIDAVANQRRVWATWAARYGLDPDAVYEVALRTRPMETFAAVAPGEDPHACLAALHELEDEDVRTGVYEAFDGAAELLAALPPGSWGLVTSNYEHRVRGRFDRTGLPVPPVLVDAARVTEGKPSPVPYLLGASLLGAAPQDCLVIEDAPSGIRSGLRAGMTVWSVNSPTPAADAHRHFPTLREAVPEILAFTTGKFSPAAV, from the coding sequence GTGACCACCAGCACCCCCGGCACCACTCCCGCTGCCATCCGCTACGTCCTCTTCGACGTGGACGGCACCCTCATCGACGCCGTCGCCAACCAGCGCCGGGTCTGGGCGACCTGGGCCGCCCGGTACGGCCTGGACCCGGACGCGGTGTACGAGGTCGCGCTGCGGACCCGCCCGATGGAGACCTTCGCGGCCGTCGCCCCCGGCGAGGACCCGCACGCCTGCCTGGCCGCGCTGCACGAGCTGGAGGACGAGGACGTCCGCACCGGGGTCTACGAGGCCTTCGACGGCGCGGCCGAGCTGCTCGCGGCCCTGCCCCCGGGCAGCTGGGGGCTGGTCACCTCGAACTACGAACACCGCGTGCGCGGCCGCTTCGACCGCACCGGCCTGCCGGTCCCGCCGGTCCTCGTGGACGCGGCCCGCGTCACCGAGGGCAAGCCCTCCCCGGTCCCGTACCTGCTGGGCGCGTCCCTCCTCGGCGCGGCACCGCAGGACTGCCTGGTCATCGAGGACGCCCCGTCGGGCATCCGGTCGGGGCTCCGGGCCGGCATGACGGTCTGGTCCGTCAACAGCCCGACCCCGGCGGCCGACGCCCACCGCCACTTCCCGACCCTCCGCGAGGCCGTCCCGGAGATCCTCGCCTTCACCACCGGCAAATTCAGCCCCGCCGCCGTTTGA
- a CDS encoding DNA repair helicase XPB produces MNGPLIVQSDKTLLLEIDHELSGAARRAIAPFAELERAPEHIHTYRITPLGLWNARAAGHDAEQVVDALVEFSRYPVPHALLVDVAETMARYGRLTLSKHPVHGLVLTSTDRPVLEEILRSKRIAPLVGARLDESTVAVHPSERGQIKQTLLKLGWPAEDLAGYVDGEAHPIELHEDGWALRPYQQQAVEGFWHGGSGVVVLPCGAGKTLVGAGAMAKAKATTLILVTNTVSARQWKHELIKRTSLTEEEIGEYSGTRKEIRPVTIATYQVLTTKRKGIYPHLELFDSRDWGLILYDEVHLLPAPVFKFTADLQARRRLGLTATLVREDGRESDVFSLIGPKRFDAPWKEIEAQGYIAPADCVEVRVNLTESERLAYATAETEEKYRFCATTATKRKVTEALVAKHAGEQTLVIGQYIDQLDELGEHLNAPVIKGETSNAQREKLFNAFREGEISVLVVSKVANFSIDLPEATVAIQVSGTFGSRQEEAQRLGRVLRPKADGHEARFYSVVARDTIDQDFAAHRQRFLAEQGYAYRIMDADELLASD; encoded by the coding sequence GTGAACGGGCCCCTCATCGTCCAAAGCGACAAGACGCTCCTCCTCGAGATCGACCACGAGCTCTCCGGAGCCGCGCGCCGGGCCATCGCGCCCTTCGCCGAGCTGGAGCGCGCTCCCGAGCACATCCACACGTACCGGATCACCCCGCTCGGCCTGTGGAACGCCCGGGCCGCCGGCCACGACGCGGAGCAGGTCGTGGACGCGCTCGTGGAGTTCTCCCGGTATCCCGTCCCGCACGCGCTGCTGGTCGACGTCGCCGAGACCATGGCCCGCTACGGCCGCCTCACCCTCTCCAAGCACCCCGTCCACGGGCTGGTCCTGACCAGCACCGACCGGCCGGTCCTCGAGGAGATCCTGCGGTCCAAGCGGATCGCCCCCCTCGTCGGCGCGCGCCTCGACGAGTCCACCGTCGCCGTGCACCCCTCCGAGCGCGGGCAGATCAAGCAGACCCTGCTCAAGCTGGGCTGGCCGGCCGAGGACCTCGCCGGGTACGTGGACGGCGAAGCGCACCCGATCGAACTGCACGAGGACGGCTGGGCGCTGCGCCCCTACCAGCAGCAGGCCGTCGAGGGCTTCTGGCACGGCGGCTCCGGCGTGGTCGTGCTGCCCTGTGGCGCGGGCAAGACGCTGGTCGGCGCCGGTGCGATGGCGAAGGCCAAGGCGACCACGCTGATCCTGGTCACGAACACCGTCTCGGCCCGCCAGTGGAAGCACGAGCTGATCAAGCGGACCTCGCTGACGGAGGAGGAGATCGGCGAGTACTCCGGCACGCGCAAGGAGATCCGGCCCGTCACGATCGCCACGTACCAGGTCCTGACGACGAAGCGGAAGGGCATCTACCCGCACCTGGAGCTCTTCGACTCCCGGGACTGGGGCCTGATCCTCTACGACGAGGTGCACCTGCTGCCGGCGCCGGTGTTCAAGTTCACCGCCGACCTCCAGGCCCGGCGGCGGCTCGGACTGACCGCGACGCTGGTGCGCGAGGACGGCCGCGAGTCGGACGTGTTCTCGCTGATCGGCCCGAAGCGGTTCGACGCCCCGTGGAAGGAGATCGAGGCGCAGGGCTACATCGCGCCGGCGGACTGCGTCGAGGTCCGGGTCAACCTCACCGAGTCGGAGCGGCTCGCGTACGCGACCGCCGAGACGGAGGAGAAGTACCGCTTCTGCGCGACGACGGCGACGAAGCGCAAGGTCACCGAGGCGCTCGTCGCCAAACACGCGGGCGAGCAGACCCTGGTCATCGGGCAGTACATCGACCAGCTCGACGAGCTCGGCGAGCACTTGAACGCGCCCGTCATCAAGGGCGAGACCTCCAACGCGCAGCGCGAGAAGCTCTTCAACGCCTTCCGCGAGGGCGAGATCAGCGTGCTCGTCGTCTCGAAGGTCGCGAACTTCTCGATCGACCTGCCCGAGGCCACGGTCGCCATCCAGGTGTCCGGCACCTTCGGCTCCCGCCAGGAGGAGGCCCAGCGTCTGGGTCGCGTCCTGCGCCCGAAGGCGGACGGCCACGAGGCCCGCTTCTACTCGGTCGTCGCCCGCGACACCATCGACCAGGACTTCGCCGCGCACCGCCAGCGCTTCCTGGCCGAACAGGGCTACGCCTACCGGATCATGGACGCGGACGAGCTGCTGGCGAGCGACTGA